The following proteins come from a genomic window of Vidua chalybeata isolate OUT-0048 chromosome 2, bVidCha1 merged haplotype, whole genome shotgun sequence:
- the LOC128783596 gene encoding cystathionine beta-synthase-like isoform X1 yields the protein MAEMELSKKCPLVNGRGAGSQDSTWTLPNLPSKCTWTATTPASKSPHSCVPLTEEKKILPNILKKIGCTPMVQINKIGKSYGLKCELLAKCEYFNAGGSVKDRIGLRMVEDAERAGIIKPGDTLIEPTSGNTGIGLALVAALKGYRCIIVLPEKMSLEKVDILKALGAEIVRTPCTRFDAPESNIRIAWKLQSEIPNSHILDQYRNPSNPLAHYDTTAEEILEQCEGKVHMVVIGSGTGGTITGVARKLKEKCPECKIIGVDPDGSIVALPSEMNKTNTTTIEVEGIGHDFIPTVLDRSVVDQWYKSNDRDSFLMSRRLIREEGLLCGGSSGSAMSVAVRAAKDLKEGQRCVVILPDSVRNYMSKFVNDKWMIKNGFLNDAQEHKPWWWNIKVQKLNLSAPLILLPEVSCEKAIEILQEKGYDQAPVVAESGLILGMVTLSNTLSSVLAGNVEFSDPVTKVTYDQFSKIGLEDSLGKLSCILENDHFAIVVHEQMQFSGNGSSSMKQTVFGVVTAMDLLTFVSRNDKK from the exons atggcaGAAATG GAGCTGAGTAAGAAGTGCCCCCTGGTGAATGGCAGGGGTGCAGGAAGTCAGGACAGCACGTGGACCCTTCCCAACTTGCCCAGTAAGTGCACATGGACAGCCACAACGCCTGCCAGCAAGTCTCCACACTCCTGTGTTCCCTT gacagaagaaaagaagatcTTGCCCAATATCCTCAAGAAAATTGGCTGCACCCCAATGGTCCAAATCAACAAGATTGGGAAGTCCTATGGGCTCAAGTGTGAGCTCT tgGCAAAATGTGAGTACTTCAACGCAGGGGGCAGCGTGAAGGACCGCATCGGCCTCAGGATGGTGGAGGACgcagagagagctgggattaTCAAACCAGGAGACACCCTGATTGAACCCACTTCAGGAAACACag GAATTGGGCTGGCACTGGTGGCTGCATTGAAGGGTTACCGCTGCATCATCGTCTTGCCAGAGAAAATGAGCTTGGAGAAG GTCGATATTCTGAAGGCACTGGGTGCTGAAATCGTGAGGACGCCGTGCACCCGCTTTGATGCCCCCGAGTCCAACATCCGTATTGCCTGGAAGCTGCAAAGTGAAATCCCAAACTCTCACATCCTGGACCAG TACCGAAATCCGAGCAACCCCCTGGCTCATTACGACACCACGGCCGAGGAGATCCTGGAGCAGTGTGAAG GCAAGGTCCACATGGTGGTGATTGGGTCTGGCACAGGAGGAACCATCACTGGTGTTGCCAGGAAGCTGAAGGAGAAGTGCCCAGAGTGCAAG ATCATTGGCGTGGACCCCGACGGCTCCATCGTCGCTCTGCCCAGTGAGATGAACAAGACCAACACCACAACCATCGAGGTGGAGGGCATTGGGCACGACTTCATCCCCACTGTCCTCGACAGATCC GTGGTCGATCAGTGGTACAAAAGCAACGACAGAGACTCGTTCCTCATGTCCCGCAGGTTGATCAGAGAGGAGGGGTTATTGTGTG GGGGCAGCTCGGGCAGTGCCATGTCCGTGGCTGTGAGAGCTGCCAAGGACTTGAAGGAAGGTCAGCGCTGCGTTGTCATCCTGCCCGACTCCGTCCGGAACTACAT GTCCAAATTTGTGAATGATAAGTGGATGATAAAAAATGGGTTCCTAAATGACGCCCAGGAGCACAAGCCTTG GTGGTGGAACATCAAGGTGCAGAAACTGAATCTCTCGGCCCCTCTCATTCTCCTCCCAGAAGTCAGCTGTGAAAAGGCAATTGAGATCCTCCAGGAGAAGGGATATGACCAAGCTCCTGTTGTTGCTGAGTCAGG GCTTATTTTGGGGATGGTGACCCTCAGCAAcaccctgagctctgtgctggctggaaACGTGGAGTTCTCAGACCCTGTCACCAAGGTCACCTACGACCAGTTCTCCAAG ATCGGCCTGGAGGACAGCCTTGGGAAGCTTTCCTGCATCCTGGAGAACGACCACTTTGCTATCGTTGTACACGAGCAAATGCAGT TCAGTGGAAATGGCAGCTCCTCCATGAAGCAGACGGTGTTTGGTGTGGTCACAGCCATGGACCTCCTCACCTTTGTCAGCAGGAATGACAAGAAgtag
- the LOC128783596 gene encoding cystathionine beta-synthase-like isoform X2 — MAEMELSKKCPLVNGRGAGSQDSTWTLPNLPSKCTWTATTPASKSPHSCVPLTEEKKILPNILKKIGCTPMVQINKIGKSYGLKCELLAKCEYFNAGGSVKDRIGLRMVEDAERAGIIKPGDTLIEPTSGNTGIGLALVAALKGYRCIIVLPEKMSLEKVDILKALGAEIVRTPCTRFDAPESNIRIAWKLQSEIPNSHILDQYRNPSNPLAHYDTTAEEILEQCEGKVHMVVIGSGTGGTITGVARKLKEKCPECKIIGVDPDGSIVALPSEMNKTNTTTIEVEGIGHDFIPTVLDRSVVDQWYKSNDRDSFLMSRRLIREEGLLCGGSSGSAMSVAVRAAKDLKEGQRCVVILPDSVRNYMWWNIKVQKLNLSAPLILLPEVSCEKAIEILQEKGYDQAPVVAESGLILGMVTLSNTLSSVLAGNVEFSDPVTKVTYDQFSKIGLEDSLGKLSCILENDHFAIVVHEQMQFSGNGSSSMKQTVFGVVTAMDLLTFVSRNDKK; from the exons atggcaGAAATG GAGCTGAGTAAGAAGTGCCCCCTGGTGAATGGCAGGGGTGCAGGAAGTCAGGACAGCACGTGGACCCTTCCCAACTTGCCCAGTAAGTGCACATGGACAGCCACAACGCCTGCCAGCAAGTCTCCACACTCCTGTGTTCCCTT gacagaagaaaagaagatcTTGCCCAATATCCTCAAGAAAATTGGCTGCACCCCAATGGTCCAAATCAACAAGATTGGGAAGTCCTATGGGCTCAAGTGTGAGCTCT tgGCAAAATGTGAGTACTTCAACGCAGGGGGCAGCGTGAAGGACCGCATCGGCCTCAGGATGGTGGAGGACgcagagagagctgggattaTCAAACCAGGAGACACCCTGATTGAACCCACTTCAGGAAACACag GAATTGGGCTGGCACTGGTGGCTGCATTGAAGGGTTACCGCTGCATCATCGTCTTGCCAGAGAAAATGAGCTTGGAGAAG GTCGATATTCTGAAGGCACTGGGTGCTGAAATCGTGAGGACGCCGTGCACCCGCTTTGATGCCCCCGAGTCCAACATCCGTATTGCCTGGAAGCTGCAAAGTGAAATCCCAAACTCTCACATCCTGGACCAG TACCGAAATCCGAGCAACCCCCTGGCTCATTACGACACCACGGCCGAGGAGATCCTGGAGCAGTGTGAAG GCAAGGTCCACATGGTGGTGATTGGGTCTGGCACAGGAGGAACCATCACTGGTGTTGCCAGGAAGCTGAAGGAGAAGTGCCCAGAGTGCAAG ATCATTGGCGTGGACCCCGACGGCTCCATCGTCGCTCTGCCCAGTGAGATGAACAAGACCAACACCACAACCATCGAGGTGGAGGGCATTGGGCACGACTTCATCCCCACTGTCCTCGACAGATCC GTGGTCGATCAGTGGTACAAAAGCAACGACAGAGACTCGTTCCTCATGTCCCGCAGGTTGATCAGAGAGGAGGGGTTATTGTGTG GGGGCAGCTCGGGCAGTGCCATGTCCGTGGCTGTGAGAGCTGCCAAGGACTTGAAGGAAGGTCAGCGCTGCGTTGTCATCCTGCCCGACTCCGTCCGGAACTACAT GTGGTGGAACATCAAGGTGCAGAAACTGAATCTCTCGGCCCCTCTCATTCTCCTCCCAGAAGTCAGCTGTGAAAAGGCAATTGAGATCCTCCAGGAGAAGGGATATGACCAAGCTCCTGTTGTTGCTGAGTCAGG GCTTATTTTGGGGATGGTGACCCTCAGCAAcaccctgagctctgtgctggctggaaACGTGGAGTTCTCAGACCCTGTCACCAAGGTCACCTACGACCAGTTCTCCAAG ATCGGCCTGGAGGACAGCCTTGGGAAGCTTTCCTGCATCCTGGAGAACGACCACTTTGCTATCGTTGTACACGAGCAAATGCAGT TCAGTGGAAATGGCAGCTCCTCCATGAAGCAGACGGTGTTTGGTGTGGTCACAGCCATGGACCTCCTCACCTTTGTCAGCAGGAATGACAAGAAgtag